A single region of the Ziziphus jujuba cultivar Dongzao chromosome 10, ASM3175591v1 genome encodes:
- the LOC107411804 gene encoding uncharacterized protein LOC107411804 → MVRGGKASCKRKFNKTKFRTKDRGSDDSDEDYVVSDEENEVSDDWDEDYCSSLDGCASEESFHNVVEDDEVKEVKKVRKAGGSKARKSFDSFIVDEEEEEEEEMERVKKTVRSKVSRGFSGQQKNGVKQLEKRKRLVYKEEEEDDTDDDDDDDYYYDDEEFTPDEEDWSGEEEVRVKKKKNNVKVGKRGYRKNGRVRGRKRRKSLVSKKPLRKKGRKTSGTRRRVRFEDECNFIDSSPDVRENNGRKRGRKKRRYVAPSDSDLVSSGSSDFEYTISEEEREQVREAKELCGNSRTSMRNSSVSNDKFLEVEDGVLQQQKKPPARKGKEKIVEEVKTEVGKQVCGICLSEEDKRRVKGTLNCCTHYFCFTCIMEWAKVESRCPLCKQRFKTISKPARCAMGIDLREVVIPVPERDQVYQPSEEELRSYLDPYENVICTECHEGGDDGLMLLCDLCDSPAHTYCVGLGREVPVDNWYCEVCRPVALGSSSSFAQARLSDQRTADSNLSRASPVTNYMVEGLDLNSVSSPRTSFTQGFADLPSPRFPAGDFQASYPVAGPGAPTLSGRRMIHRHIQQLLSVNRMHHMAGRTEGNSAVNLSSELLNSQIDQVRETIVQCTSTLEREASYHTFFEERLQDNPSPQVQDNNFFSPRLNQLRGQAVQDSTPASANRPLNGTLWPGLAGMSSLSGHEQLHQWSNRPNANRQDSDFQIAKEQLQSVVKSHLKNLSRDNQLGQSTFKDIARSSSHTILAACGLEHKSSEVVPVPQPSICSHIELSTGGMTSLMRGCCSSCFDSFIGDVVKRILDAKLSQQWLSLGL, encoded by the exons ATGGTAAGGGGAGGGAAGGCTAGCTGCAAGCGTAAATTTAATAAGACAAAGTTCCGGACAAAGGATAGAGGTTCTGACGATTCGGATGAGGATTATGTGGTTTctgatgaagaaaatgaagtttCTGATGATTGGGATGAGGATTACTGTTCTTCCTTAGATGGATGTGCATCGGAAGAGAGCTTTCATAATGTCGTTGAAGACGATGAGGTAAAGGAAGTGAAAAAGGTGAGAAAGGCTGGAGGATCAAAAGCCAGAAAGTCTTTCGATAGCTTTATTGTggatgaggaggaggaggaagaagaagaaatggaaAGGGTAAAAAAGACAGTTAGATCAAAGGTGTCTAGAGGTTTTTCTGGTCAGCAGAAAAATGGAGTTAAACAGTTGGAAAAGAGGAAAAGGTTAGTGtataaagaagaagaggaagatgacactgatgatgatgatgatgatgattattattatgatgatgAGGAATTCACACCAGATGAAGAGGATTGGTCTGGGGAAGAAGAAGTAAgggtgaaaaagaagaaaaataatgtaaaagtAGGCAAGCGGGGTTACCGGAAAAATGGTCGTGTAAGAGGTCGGAAAAGGAGGAAATCTCTGGTTTCAAAAAAGCCActaagaaagaaaggaagaaaaactaGTGGAACGAGAAGGAGAGTAAGATTTGAAGATGAGTGTAATTTTATTGACAGTAGCCCAGATGTAAGAGAAAATAATGGGAGAAAAAGAGGTCGGAAAAAGAGGAGATATGTGGCACCATCAGATTCAGATTTGGTGTCTTCTGGATCATCTGATTTTGAGTACACCATCTCTGAGGAAGAAAGAGAACAGGTAAGAGAAGCCAAGGAATTGTGTGGAAATTCTAGAACTAGTATGAGAAATTCATCAGTTTCCAATGATAAATTTCTGGAGGTGGAGGATGGAGTTTTGCAACAGCAAAAGAAACCCCCTGCAAGGAAGGGTAAGGAGAAGATAGTAGAGGAAGTAAAGACTGAGGTTGGAAAGCAGGTCTGTGGAATTTGTCTATCTGAAGAAGATAAAAGAAGAGTTAAGGGAACACTGAATTGTTGCACTCATTATTTCTGTTTTACATGCATTATGGAATGGGCAAAAGTCGAATCCCGTTGTCCTTTGTGCAAGCAGAGGTTTAAGACAATTAGCAAGCCTGCAAGATGTGCAATGGGAATAGATTTGAGAGAAGTGGTGATACCAGTCCCTGAACGTGATCAG GTCTATCAACCATCTGAGGAAGAACTAAGGAGTTATCTCGATCCTTATGAGAATGTAATTTGCACTGAATGCCATGAAGGTGGGGATGACGGCCTCATGTTGCTATGTGACCTATGTGATTCACCTGCACACACATATTGCGTTGGTCTTGGGCGGGAAGTACCAGTCGATAATTGGTACTGTGAAGTTTGTAGACCGGTTGCTCTGGGATCCTCAAGTTCTTTTGCTCAGGCTCGTTTATCTGATCAGAGGACAGCAGACAGCAACTTGTCCAGAGCATCACCTGTCACAAACTATATGGTTGAAGGTTTAGACCTTAATTCGGTGTCTTCACCTCGTACATCATTTACTCAAGGATTTGCCGATCTTCCATCTCCTAGATTTCCTGCTGGTGATTTTCAAGCATCTTATCCAGTAGCTGGACCTGGAGCACCAACCCTGTCAGGGAGACGAATGATACACCGTCATATACAACAACTCCTTTCTGTTAATAGAATGCATCATATGGCTGGTAGAACTGAGGGGAATTCAGCTGTTAACTTGAGTAGTGAGCTCTTAAATTCTCAAATTGATCAAGTGAGAGAAACAATTGTACAATGCACAAGCACACTAGAAAGGGAAGCATCATATCACACATTCTTCGAGGAGAGATTACAGGACAATCCTTCACCACAAGTGCAAGATAACAATTTCTTTTCTCCAAGATTAAACCAGTTGAGAGGGCAAGCAGTTCAAGATTCAACTCCTGCATCTGCTAATAGACCTTTAAATGGAACATTATGGCCTGGACTTGCAGGAATGAGTTCGCTATCAGGTCATGAGCAACTCCATCAGTGGAGCAATAGACCTAATGCTAATAGACAAGATAGTGATTTTCAAATTGCAAAAGAACAATTACAGTCTGTGGTCAAAAGCCATTTGAAGAACTTGTCCCGAGATAATCAGTTAG GCCAAAGTACATTCAAAGACATTGCTAGGAGTTCTTCACACACCATTTTAGCTGCATGTGGGCTGGAGCACAAGAGTAGCGAGGTTGTTCCTGTGCCCCAGCCATCCATCTGTTCCCACATTGAGTTATCGACCGGTGGTATGACAAGTCTGATGAGAGGCTGCTGCTCATCTTGTTTTGATTCTTTTATAGGGGATGTGGTGAAGAGGATCCTGGATGCAAAACTGTCGCAGCAATGGCTGAGTTTAGGACTCTAA